The proteins below are encoded in one region of Triticum aestivum cultivar Chinese Spring chromosome 1B, IWGSC CS RefSeq v2.1, whole genome shotgun sequence:
- the LOC123103081 gene encoding uncharacterized protein isoform X2, whose translation MPSPAEIPLPWPCSLHGAEHSTKEGWCLFSGLCIPSPTPTSKRDDVKGAAARWNWRTSTEGLPRGIVETSSDMFLRPLWDSTAKHTNTKGRADNMCRQPLRVQLSPNEQLAVEETFKLYLMFQSYNCRCIHLIIPSVLIKATVTTRKEMSGLLLTGRRQGAGGSMGGSRRACRWCLTSWTAFRRNPDTH comes from the exons ATGCCCTCTCCGGCCGAAATCCCCTTGCCCTGGCCCTGCTCGCTACATGGTGCTGAACATTCAACCAAGGAGGGGTGGTGCCTCTTCTCCGGCCTGTGCATACCATCCCCAACGCCAACATC AAAGAGGGATGATGTGAAGGGGGCGGCGGCCCGCTGGAACTGGAGGACCAGCACCGAGGGCCTGCCGCGCGGGATCGTCGAGACCAGCTCCGACATGTTCCTCCGCCCGCTCTGGGACTCAACCGCCAAGCACACCAACACCAAG GGCAGGGCAGACAACATGTGCCGTCAACCGTTGAGAGTTCAGCTGTCACCAAATGAGCAGCTTGCTGTTGAAGAAACCTTCAAGTTGTACTTGATGTTTCAATCTTATAATTGCAGGTGTATTCACCTCATCATACCATCGGTTCTAATCAAG GCCACAGTCACTACCCGGAAGGAGATGTCGGGGTTGTTATTGACTGGGAGGAGGCAAGGAGCAGGAGGCAGCATGGGAGGCAGTAGGAGAG CTTGTAGATGGTGCCTCACCAGTTGGACGGCGTTCAGGCGCAACCCCGACACGCACTGA
- the LOC123103081 gene encoding uncharacterized protein isoform X1, whose protein sequence is MNPNPSSSPRRRRLLRPARLPAPPPSRSSPRGLPPRPARGCRGARGGAADPRRPGNAGARGAALAAVLPGDDDDPATDGAGRLPTVFLLGLLVGAAVLAEALQIPADQATLALGALAAVLPGDNDDPATDGARRLPAPICLLRAGQLRPSWRPTCPLRPKSPCPGPARYMVLNIQPRRGGASSPACAYHPQRQHRKANTPPWLNLQCHYNSTKV, encoded by the exons atgaaccctaaccctagcagctccccacgccgccgccgtctccttcgcccagcccgcctccctgccccgccgccgtcgaggTCCAGCCCCCGCGGTCTTCCTCCTCGGCCTGCTCGTGGGTGCCGCGGTGCTCGTGGAGGCGCTGCAGATCCCCGCCGACCGGGCAACGCTGGCGCTCGGGGCGCTGCGCTCGCCGCCGTGCTccccggcgacgacgacgaccctGCAACGGACGGAGCTGGGCGCCTCCCCACGGTCTTCCTCCTCGGCCTGCTCGTGGGTGCCGCGGTGCTTGCGGAGGCGCTGCAGATCCCCGCCGACCAGGCAACGCTGGCGCTCGGGGCGCTCGCCGCCGTGCTCCCCGGCGACAACGACGACCCCGCAACGGACGGAGCTAGGCGCCTCCCCGCCCCCATCTGTCTACTCCGTGCag GCCAGCTACGCCCATCCTGGAGGCCGACATGCCCTCTCCGGCCGAAATCCCCTTGCCCTGGCCCTGCTCGCTACATGGTGCTGAACATTCAACCAAGGAGGGGTGGTGCCTCTTCTCCGGCCTGTGCATACCATCCCCAACGCCAACATCGTAAGGCCAACACCCCTCCTTGGTTGAATCTTCAGTGCCATTACAACAGCACTAAAGTTTAG